The following is a genomic window from Acidimicrobiales bacterium.
GCCAAGCGCATCTGCGCCGAGTGCCCGGTGCTTGAGTCGTGCCTGGAGGGTGCAATGAACCGTCGCGAGCCGTGGGGCGTGTGGGGTGGTCAGCTGTTCCGTAACGGCCACATCCTGACCAGCAAGCGTCGCAGAGGCCGACCCTCCAAGGTGCCGCGACCTGAGGATCAGCTCCTGGTGGTACCGATCCCGGCACGCCTCCAACAAGAGCTGCTTTCCGCCTGACCGGAGCCTCCACCGGACAGAGGCCCGCTCCGGGATCCGGTTCCCCCCGCCGGATCCCGGGACGGGAGCACATGATCGCCGAATGCACGGGCCGGGGTGACGCCTCGGCGAGCCCCGGCCCGTCGGCACCAACCAACGCACCGTCTACCCGGGCGGCGAAACCCGGAAGGGGTTCCGGTACCTTCGTGGCTCGTGTCCCGCCCACCGCGCCGCGGCCGCCCCGTGGTGACCCTCCTCGTCGCCCTCGCCCTGTTCGGGGCCCCGACGTCTTGCGCCAGCACCGGGGACGGGGCCCCCGATCGGCAGGATGCCAAGGTGCTCAACCGGAGCTTCTCGCTCTGGGACGGGACCGAGACCACCCTGGCCGATTTGGTGGCCGACGACGGCCGACCCGTCGTGGTCAACCTGTGGGCCACCTGGTGCACCCCGTGCCTGGAGGAGATGCCCGACCTCCAGGCCACCCACGAGGCCCTGGGTGACGAGGTCCGGTTCCTGGGCCTCAACGTGAGCGACTCGCCTACCCGGGCGGCCGACCGGGCCAACGAGCTGGGGATTACCTATCTGCTGGGCCGTGACCCCGACGGCAGATTCACCGTGGCGTTGGCCGCGGTCGGCCTCCCGGTCACGGCCTTCGTGGATCGACAGGGTGCCTTGGCCCATGTCCACCACGGCCCGCTGGAAGTCGACGACCTCATGGCGGTCATCCGGGAGCACCTGTCGTGATCAGTGTCGGGCTGGCCGTGCCGTTCACCCTGGGCATCGTGACAGCCATCAACCCCTGCGGGTTCGCCATGCTCCCCACGTGGCTCGGGTACTTCCTGGGGCGGGACACCGCAGATCGCCATGCCCGACCCGAACAGGTTGTCCGGGCCGTCTCGGTCAGCCTCACCCTCAGTGCGGCCTTCGTGATCCTATTCGGGACCCTCGGCCTGGCTGTCAACTCGATCACCAGCGAGGCGACCATCGCCGACAAGACGCCGTGGGTGACCGTGGTCCTCGGCCTGTGCCTCGTCCCCTACGGGCTCGCCCTCCTCACCGGCCGACAGGTCCGCATTCCGTTCTTCAAGCCGGGCCGCGGCCCGCGTGACCGGGAGTTCTGGTCGGTGGTGGGATTCGGCGCCTCGTACGCCGTGGTGTCGGTCAGCTGCTCGGCTCCCATCTTCCTGTTGCACGTCGCCGGAAGTTTCGGACGCGACGGAATTGTGGACGGCATCGCCGTCTACCTGGCCTACGCGGCCGGGATGGCGGCCGTCATCACCTCGCTGACCCTGTCACTGGCTCTGGCCCGGGGGGGCCTGGCCAGGCACCTCCGGCGCCTCCTCCCCCACGTCGACCGGATTGGTGCCCTGGCCCTGCTACTCGGTGGCACCTACCTGATCGTCTACGGCATCTACGAGATCCGGATCCTCGGGAACCCGGCCATCGGCTCCAACCCGATCGTGGACGCCGTCACTGACCTGCAGTCGCACCTCACCAACTGGGCCGTCGGAATCGGCGGCCTGCGCCTCGGCCTCGCCCTGTGGCTGGTGGTGGCCACCCTTGTGGTGTGGGGGATCGGCCCCGCGTTGATCGGTCGGGCCCGTCACGTCGCGCAGCTCTCCCTGCTCACCGCCTGGGTGGTCGCCGAGGGCCTGGTACACGGCGGCGACCTGGTGGTCCTACCTGTCGGACGACTGGCGGTGACCTGGCCGGCCCGGGTAGGCAACTGGGTGGACCAACCGTGGAGGTGGGCCACCCCGTTGGAGGCCCTGGCCACCGCCCTCGTCGCCCTGGTGGCCTACGGCGTCGTGCGAGGCGCCATGGTGAGGCACCGCCAGTGAGCCGCCCCGCCGAAACGACCCCCGGTCCCGGGCCGGTCACCCCGATCGGTAGCTTCGCCGAGTTGCTGGCCCTGCCCGGCGTGGCCGAGGAGGTGGAGGTCCGCTCGACGGTGGGCGTGTGTGCCCTCCACGGAGGCGGCCTGGAGCGGGCTACCGAGGTAGTAGCCAGGGAAGTGGCCGCCCGAACCGGGTCCTCGTACTACGCAGTGATCCAACCCGACGGCTCACGCCGCCACCTTCCCTCGACGCTCTTCCTCCCCGGGGTCTCCGATGCCCTGGACACCTTCCTCCATCAGGTGGACACTGTCCTGTCCGTCCACGGCTACGGCCGCGACGACGACTTCTGGGCCGTGCTAGTCGGTGGGGCAAACCGGGCCCTGGCCCACCACGTGGCCGGCCACCTCCGGGGCCTGCTACCTGAGGAGTACCGGGTGGTCGACGACGTGGGCGCCATGCCGAGCACACTTCGTGGGCTGCACCCCGATAACCCCGTAAACCGACCTCCCGGGGGCGGCGTCCAGGTTGAGCTGCCCCCCGGCGTCCGATGGAACCGCGACCATCGGGACTGGTCCGACCACGACGGGACGCCCCGATCTGAGCAACTCGACTTGGTGATCGACGCCCTGGTCGCCGCGCTGTCCGACCGTCCGGTAGGGAACGGAACCTCCGGTCCCTAGGGGGCGCGGCGCTCCACCACCCAGCCGTCCTGCCCCCGGCGGTACCGGAGCCGGTCGTGGAGGCGGTCGGGTCGCCCTTGCCAGAATTCCACTGTGTCTGGGCGGACCCGGTAGCCCCCCCAGTGGTCGGGACGCTCCACCTCCCGACTGGCCCAGCGCTCCTGTTGCTCGGCGAACGCCCTCTCTAGCGTCGCCCGGTCGGCGACCACGGCACTTTGGTCCGATGACCAGGCCCCCAGTTGGCTGCCCCGGGGGCGGGTGGTCCAGTAGCGGTCGGACTCCTCGTCGGTCAGCCGCTGGGCGTCGCCGACTACCCGTACCTGGCGACGCAACTCGGTCCAGCTAAAGGTCAGGGCGGCCCGGTGGGTGGCCTCCATCTCGGAGGCCTTGTCGCTCGTGTAGTTCGTGAACAGCACGAACCCCTGCTCGTCGACCTGTTTAAGCAACACGTTGCGGGCCGACGGTGAGCCGTCGGCGGCCACCGTGGACAGGACCATTGCGTTGGGTTCCCAGTAGCCGGCCGCCTCGACCTCGGCAAACCACTGCTGGAACTGGGCGACCGGATCGTCAGCGAGATCGGCCTCTTCCAACCCGGCCATCTCGTAGGCCTCGCGTAATCGGCTCAGATCCATTCGGGCAGTCAACACGTCACCAACCGACCCGGCAAACACCCGAGACCCTCCTTGGCCTGGACCTAGGGTTCGCTCCATGGCCCGGCCTCCACTCCTCCTCGTGGCGGTCGGCGGCACGATAGGGGCCGGGCTCCGGTGGGCGGTCCTGGAAGCGACGCCGGAGGCGGTGTTCCCGTGGCCGGTCCTGGTCGTCAACCTGGTGGGTTGTGCCCTGCTCGGTGCCCTCCTTGGGCCAGAGACCCCGCGCTCTACCCGACTGCTGGTCGGCACCGGTCTGTGTGGTGGCCTGACCACCTTCTCCACGTTCGCCGTGGAGGTGGCTCGACTCCTCCGGGCCGACGATGCCTCCACCGCCGTGGCCTACATGGTGGCCTCCGTGGTCGGAGGCTTGGCCGTGGCGATCACCGCTCGTGCCACCACCGGCTACCGGAGGACCACAGCGTGCTGACGGTCCTCGGCTTCACAGCTCTGGCCGGGGCGGGGGCGGGGCTCCGCTTCCTGGCCACCGACCGCTGGCCGGGCGGGCACCGGGGCACGTTGCTGGTGAACGTGGTTGGATCTCTGGCCCTCGGGTTGCTGGCCGGGGCCTCGGCACCGGTTCCGGTGGTCGTCGGTGTCGGTGGACTGGGTGCTCTCACCACCTTCTCGACGTTTGCCGCCGACACCCTCGACCTGGCGGCTAACCGGCCAGTGCGGGCCGTCGGACACGTCTTGACCACCGTGGTGCTCGGCGTGGCCGCCGCGGCGACGGGCCTGGCCCTCGTATCCTGACCGGCTGGTGGTGGGCCGGTTCAGCCGATGTGGGTGAGGCCCCGCATGTAAGGCTGAAGTACCTCGGGCACGGCCACCCGACCGTCGGGTTGGCGGTGTGTCTCCACCACGCCGGCCCACACCCGGGGCACGGCCAGGCCGGAGCCGTTCAGGGTGTCCACCACCCGGGTGCCCTTCTCCTCGGTAGGCCGGTACCGCACGTTGGCCCGTCGGGCCTGGTAGTCGCTGAACCACGACACCGAGGACACCTCCAGCCACTGATCGACACCTGGGGCGTAGACCTCCAGGTCGAACGTTCGTGCTGACGAGCCGCCTAGGTCGCCGGCGCATAGGTCCAGCACCCGGTACGAGAGGCCCAGGTCGGTGATGGCCGCCTCGGCTCGAGCCAGAATGTCGGCGTGTACCTCCGGTGACTGCTCCCTGGTGGCGTAGGCCAGTAACTCGACCTTGTCGAACTCGTGGACCCGGAGCAGGCCCCGGGTGTCTCGACCCGCCGACCCGGCCTCGCGCCGGAAGCACGAGGTGTGGGCCATGAGCTTCATCGGCAGGTCGGCCTCGTTGAGCACCTCGTCACGACAGAACGAGGTGAGAGGAACCTCGGCCGTGGGGATGGCCCACAGGTCGTCTCGCTCCAGGTGGTAGGCGTCGTCGACGAACTTCGGGAGGTGCCCGGTCGATACCATCGTCTCCGTCTTGACCAGGCTGGGAGGGCGCATCTCCCGGTAGGCGTCGGCGTTGCGGTCCAGGCCGTACTGGATGAGCGCCCGGCACAGGGTGGCCCCCTGCCCGGTGTACATCACGAACATGGACCCGGAGAGCTTGGTGCCCCGTTCCACGTCCAAGATGCCCAGTTCCTCGCCGACCTCCCAGTGGGGGACCCGCTGGTGGTCCCCGTAGGCATCCTCATCCCAGTGTTCGTAGCGGACGACCACGTTGTCGGCCTCGCCCGCCCCGTTCGGACAGTCGTCGTCGGGGATGTTGGGGACTCGTAACAGGATCTCCCGGATCTCGTCGGCCAGCTCATCGGCCTCCGCGGCCAGAGCCTCCTCCTGCTCCCCTAGTTCCCGGCTCCGGGCCTGCAGGTTGACCGCCTCGTCGGCCCGACCGTCCCGGTGGAG
Proteins encoded in this region:
- a CDS encoding poly-gamma-glutamate hydrolase family protein, which produces MSRPAETTPGPGPVTPIGSFAELLALPGVAEEVEVRSTVGVCALHGGGLERATEVVAREVAARTGSSYYAVIQPDGSRRHLPSTLFLPGVSDALDTFLHQVDTVLSVHGYGRDDDFWAVLVGGANRALAHHVAGHLRGLLPEEYRVVDDVGAMPSTLRGLHPDNPVNRPPGGGVQVELPPGVRWNRDHRDWSDHDGTPRSEQLDLVIDALVAALSDRPVGNGTSGP
- a CDS encoding TlpA family protein disulfide reductase produces the protein MSRPPRRGRPVVTLLVALALFGAPTSCASTGDGAPDRQDAKVLNRSFSLWDGTETTLADLVADDGRPVVVNLWATWCTPCLEEMPDLQATHEALGDEVRFLGLNVSDSPTRAADRANELGITYLLGRDPDGRFTVALAAVGLPVTAFVDRQGALAHVHHGPLEVDDLMAVIREHLS
- a CDS encoding WhiB family transcriptional regulator; amino-acid sequence: MQALTFERETWRQQAACAQLGVPTAVFFSDDLGDITQAKRICAECPVLESCLEGAMNRREPWGVWGGQLFRNGHILTSKRRRGRPSKVPRPEDQLLVVPIPARLQQELLSA
- a CDS encoding CrcB family protein; this encodes MLTVLGFTALAGAGAGLRFLATDRWPGGHRGTLLVNVVGSLALGLLAGASAPVPVVVGVGGLGALTTFSTFAADTLDLAANRPVRAVGHVLTTVVLGVAAAATGLALVS
- a CDS encoding CrcB family protein yields the protein MARPPLLLVAVGGTIGAGLRWAVLEATPEAVFPWPVLVVNLVGCALLGALLGPETPRSTRLLVGTGLCGGLTTFSTFAVEVARLLRADDASTAVAYMVASVVGGLAVAITARATTGYRRTTAC
- the pdxH gene encoding pyridoxamine 5'-phosphate oxidase; translation: MFAGSVGDVLTARMDLSRLREAYEMAGLEEADLADDPVAQFQQWFAEVEAAGYWEPNAMVLSTVAADGSPSARNVLLKQVDEQGFVLFTNYTSDKASEMEATHRAALTFSWTELRRQVRVVGDAQRLTDEESDRYWTTRPRGSQLGAWSSDQSAVVADRATLERAFAEQQERWASREVERPDHWGGYRVRPDTVEFWQGRPDRLHDRLRYRRGQDGWVVERRAP
- the serS gene encoding serine--tRNA ligase, with amino-acid sequence MIDIRLLRSDPDAVKAAIARRGEETAGLDRAVELDAGQRALAEERDRLRNEVKTISQEVGGLHRDGRADEAVNLQARSRELGEQEEALAAEADELADEIREILLRVPNIPDDDCPNGAGEADNVVVRYEHWDEDAYGDHQRVPHWEVGEELGILDVERGTKLSGSMFVMYTGQGATLCRALIQYGLDRNADAYREMRPPSLVKTETMVSTGHLPKFVDDAYHLERDDLWAIPTAEVPLTSFCRDEVLNEADLPMKLMAHTSCFRREAGSAGRDTRGLLRVHEFDKVELLAYATREQSPEVHADILARAEAAITDLGLSYRVLDLCAGDLGGSSARTFDLEVYAPGVDQWLEVSSVSWFSDYQARRANVRYRPTEEKGTRVVDTLNGSGLAVPRVWAGVVETHRQPDGRVAVPEVLQPYMRGLTHIG